The genomic segment ATAGTTTTCTGTTTCCTTGACGATGTCCATAGAATAGTTGCTCCTTTTAGTAATCGGAATCCCGTTCATCCGGTGAACCCAGAACCATTTGAATCACCTGTTAAATGATCGGATAAAACAATAGAGCCTTTTTCTTCCTCATGATAAGAAATGAGTAGAAAAACCGGCTCCATCAGAGAGCAGTATCATGCACTGCCATATTTTACGATTCCTCCTGAATGAACTTAATTATAAGGCATCGAGCGAAATACGTCTATATATTCCCCTCTTTTAAACAGTTGTGTTAACAAAAGACGAATGGCGTTTCGATGTCTGTGAATCTGCCCAATGCGGCTTGTGCTAGCCCATCCGGATAGACACCATGCCCGTCTGTACCCGATAAAATCTCCCGGTTTCTCCTCCAAAAGTCCAGAGCATTTTCGTCCTTTTGACACCATTATGCTATTCATCAGACTGCATGCGCCACAAACAAAGCGGAGCAGCCTGTATCCTTCATTCACGATTCCATTGGGAACCCGTTGTTTTAAATGTGTAAGTAAAAATCTTCTATTTCCGCTACAATGGAATGGATCAACTGACTGGCAGATCCTTTTTTACTTAAGCGCGTGCTTTGCCCTGACCACATCGACATCCATTCCGGTCGATGATTTTTCGCTGCTTCAGACCGAATATCCTTCGTCAACGCATTTTGAACAGGGTAATCAGGTAATGACTTTTCATATGGCTTTAATGAATCAATGAACTGATTACGGATACCCCTTGCCGGTTTGCCACTGAAAGCAGAGGTTACCGTCGTTTCATCTTCAGAACTATTCAATATAGACTCTTTATGAAGTTTCTGAGCACCGCACTCATCACATGTGACGAATGCAGTCCCCATTTGAACAGCCTCCGCACCCAGGACCAGTGCAGCTAAAACCCCGCGCCCGTCCATGATTCCACCGGCTGCAATAACGGGTATCGATACATGATCAACTGTTTGCGGGACCAGGGAGATGGTACCAATCATCGCCTGTTCATATGGTACAGCAAAGCTCCCCCGATGTCCTCCTGCCTCGCTTCCCTGAACAACCACCATATCAAACCCCAGATTCTCACAAATTTCGGCCTCTCTGACTGTCGTTGCCGTCCCGATTGTTATGATGTGCTGATGCTTCAGCTGATGGAGCATTTTCCTTTCAGGAACACCGAATGTAAACGTACAGGCCGTGATTTTCTCATCGATAATGACCTGAATCTGCTGCTCAAACTGCTCATTTTCAGATTTAATTTCAACAGAAGGCGTCATTAAATGCAATGTTTGCCGAATGGGCCAGAGCAAACGGTTCGATGCTTCAACCTTTTCAGTATCTCTGTCTGCGTGCTGCGGGACAAAAAGATTGACACCAAATGGTTTTTCTGTAAGCCTCTTAATTTTTTTAATGCTCTTCTTCATTTGATCCGCTGTCATATATCCGGCACCCAATGTACCCAGCCCTCCCGCATTTGATACAGCCGCAACGAGTTCTGGCGTTGTCGGTCCTCCTGCCATTCCGGCCTGGATGATCGGATATTTTATATTCAGCCTGCGGGTGACTTCATTGTTATTCCACAACTTTTTCACTTCTCCTTTTATATACGGATATTATTCGGCCACAGTAAGCGCATACATTTTTCTGTTTACAAATAGGTGTTCCTATTCAGAATAGAAGCTGTCATCTTCTGATTCAGAAGATGATTCGACCGTCGCTTTTGTTTTCTGATTCCATCCTGGTTCTGCCTTCATCCTGATTCAGGTAATGAGCTGCTACCCATCTTTTGTCAGCAGACTTTTTCGCTGAAAAGACATAATGAGGTCTCTCAACCCCGTGGGCATCCTTCACAAATCTGGTCGCAACAACCATTCCGTTTCTGATTGCTACATTCATCGATGAAATATTTGTGTCTCTGACAATGGAAACCACTTCTTCTTTATGCAGTTTTTCAAAGGCATAGTACTTACAGGCTCTTGCAGCTTCTATGGCATAACCCTTATGCCAGTGACTTTTAACCAGATGATAGCCGATTTCTAAATACACTTTGCCTTTTACCGCCTGATCAGTCAGACCGCATTCACCAATTATTTCGCCCGAATGACGGAGCTCAATAGCCCACAATCCATAGCCATTTTTCCGGTACGATCTGATATTCCAATCCAGCCATTTCTGAACTTCTTCATCCGAGAAATCGTTTTCATAGGCATACATTACTTCTTTGTCTTGCAGGAAACGTTTGAGAGACAGGATATCATCAGATTCCCAGGTACGCAGGCGCAGCCTTTCAGTTTCAAGAAAATAACTCATCTCATCATCACCTTTTAATTTTTCACTCTCAGAAATTGCCCCGATCAGGGAAAACAACTATTTATATCTTTTTTTAAAACAATATTGGCAGTATATTTTCCCCTTCGTATCCCTTACAAGTTTGTTAATGAGAGGTTTAGTAAGGCCACTGTATGACTTTTTGGGTGACTTCCCGATGATACAGACAAATTCATCGGGTTGAATGGTTTTTCCGCATACCGAGCATTTCAGATTATATTGATCCCTCAGTCTTGAAAATAATCGCATAAATGATATATTCCTCCATTCGGAACAATAATACCTCCGCTGATACTATTGTACACCACCCTTTTATCTTGAGCCGGCAAGTTTATCGGAAACCGATTCAACAAGTTACACTTCAAACTGGACAAACGGTCAAAATAGAAAACGGGGATAAAAAAGGGCTGCGGGTTTTATTTAAACAACGATCAGCCCAACAGTCAGAAAAGCGCCATATTCTATCTGTGCCTTATATGTTTATAAATTCTGTCCTTTCTCAAAGGTGAGCAGCATATGATTGCTGGCCTCTTTGACCAGGGTATCAAACAGTGCGTAAGTCCGTTTCGTCACTCCAGCGGCGGTAATCTCATTTTGCTTTGTCAGAAAATCTGTGAGCTTGCTGCCGGATAGCCCTGATGCCTCCCTGTCGATTGCCTTAACCCGCCCGCATACATAACTTTGCGCTTCGTCCTTAAATTCATTTACCTGATTAATTACCCGATGATATTGCGGTTCGGCAAGTACAGCTATCGTTTTGTTCAGCCAATATGCAGAATTCAGATCTACTTTACCGGTAGTATGTTTATAATTTTCCGGCGTGTCGTTCACATTGGCAAAAAATGGGACCTGAGCACTGTAAAGATTAACGCCGAAAGTCAGCCAGTGAATGGCCGCATATTCGGCTGGAACATCGCTACGGATTTGCAGAATATGAAATTCCTGATTCCGGTCGATACCAATCGGGCGAAAGGTATGTTTTTGTTCCTCCGTTCCATTTCCGAAAGCATCATAAGGGGTTCCCTGATAATGGGAACTCAGAATATACTGGATGTCCTCAATACTGATCTTATGAGGCGTTCGCTGAATAAACGGAAGATAATCGCTCATTGGCTCCTGCTCAATTTCAGGATTAAGATATTTCTGGCCATACCAGGTACGCGGGGTGTTGTAATGTCGGTCCGCCTCAGTCTGTGTACCAAATATTTTTCTGAAATTGAATCCCGTCTTGTCAGGATTTAAATGATTTTTTTCAGCAAAAGTCCTGAGATCTGTCGACCACATGAACGCCTCCGGTTTGGAAAAATCAATGTTTTGGATGCCGGTTTGATTAGGTGCAATAGCATACGCGTCGTCCGGAATCCTCTGGGCTGCCCAATGATGACCGCCGACCGTTTCCATATACCAGACTTCATCTGCATCCGAGAAGGCAATGCCATTGCTCTCGTACGTCCCATATTCTTCAATGATCCGCCCGAGACGCTGTACCCCTTCGCGCGCGGAATGAATATAGGGCAGAACCACGGACTCCATGGCTTCTTCACCAATACCCTCTTTTACCAGCGGATCAAGCCCGAGTACATGTGGATTAGTGAATTCCGTCTCGGTCGCACTCATTGCTACGTTGGCCGAATTGATCCCCGATTCTCCGCATACCCCTTCCGACTCATCAGCACTTGGCGTAAAGGTATGGCGCAGCGGATTGTCAGGCAGGTCGACCGCAAACTCGTTAATGCTTGAAACAAACCTGCTCTGATGATCTTTAGCCTTCACCACTGTAAATCGTTTCGGGTTGAGCGCCCCATAGCCGTCTTCATTGCGGGCAATCATCGTTGAACCGTCAATGGAAGCCTTCTTCCCGACCAGTACCGCTGTACAGCTTGATTGATTTAATTTTGACATGATGTCAGCCTTCTTTGCAATATTCCGGTCTTCATGAACGGAAGATCGGTTGAAAATATTTAATAAAAGTATGTCACCAACAGAAAAAAATCTCAACAAGATGAATGGGTTATCAATCAAATTTTCGAATCGCAGGGACCAGCAGGATCAATATGTTCGAGAGAGCAGCAATGCCACTCATCAGGAGAAGCGATTCAACACCGCCAATCGCTTCAGAAAGCCACCCGGTTAATAAAAATCCGACCGGAAGAAGGGCAAAAGACCCGACCATATCGATACTGGCTACCCGGCCAAAGGCTTCAGGAGGAACCAGTTCCTGGAGACTGGTCTGCCAGATGAGGCTGAACAGCATGAGACCCCCACCAGTCAGTGCCATCAGGATCGTCAGCAGAACGGCGTGCTGAGCAAAAGGCATGACCAGCAGGGCAAGACTTGCTGTCGCCCCGCCACTGTAGGCGAGGATGCCCCGGTACCTCCACTTTTTCCTCATGCCGAATACGAACGCGACTGTAATGGAACCCAAAGCTGCCCCTGACATCACAAAGCCGTAAACAAAATCAGGCAATTGATCATGTACTTTGATCAGCCAGGGTATGAGCACCGTGGCTACTCCGGAGATAAAAATATTGACCAGGCTGAAGAAGAGAATGGTCACCCACAGCCAGGTGCGCTGTCTGATCACACGTACCCCTTCGAAGCATTCACTGAAAAAAGATGCTGTCCGGGGGCTGCGTTTACTGACCATTCCCTCCTGAGTTAGAAACATCAGGCAGATAAATGAGATCAGATAGGTTAACCCATCAATCCCGAAACCTAAAGAAGCGGTTGTAAAACTGATAATTAATCCACCGACAGATGGCCCGAGAAGTCTGAGCAACTGCTCGCTAAACTGGCTTAGTGCGTTGGCTGAATTGCGAATATCCGGAACAAAAACAGTGGCTCGCAGCGCAGAATAAGCCGGCTGGAACAAACCATTCATGAGCCCCATGAATCCCATCATCACGACAAGCAGTGGAATGGATAACACGCCGTACAAGCCGAGAATCATCACTCCGGTTGTTAAAACAAACCGAATGATATCAGCAATCCTCATGACGTTTGCACGGTTCAGGCGATCCACGAGAATCCCGGAAAAAGGAAGAATCAGGACTTCCGGAATCATATAGGCTGCCATGATCAGGCTCATCGACATTGGTGAATGGCTCAGCTCATAAACTAATAAGGGCAGGATGACATTCGTTATCGCTGTACCAAAGGTCGATAAAGAATTACCGATCCATAAAAAGCGAAAGGATCTGGACACCATAACGGGTTTGAATATTTCAGGATATGTTTTTTTTATTGGGGCGGGTACATCAGCCATTGCAGTCATTCCTTACCCTATAATTTTAATCCGTTCTCTTAAACAAGATGATCCTTAGTGAAAGCGGCAGGACTGTTGTGCGGTGTGTAGCGCCTGTCCCGTATGAGGCGCTAAAGATTATGAACTCTAAAAGGAATCCGGAGTCCAGGTGAGATAATTTGTTTCATAGACAGGAGAAAGAGAAATCACATTCCATTGAATCATAACCCAGTCTCAATCAACATCATGTTTCGTATTTTCATAGATTGTGATCTCTAATAGCTTTGCACATTTTACCTGACCTGCTGTTTCAGTGCTTGTAAAACTGCAGCTTCGACATGGATTTTTGTCGTATCAAAAACCGGAACTCCTGATACTTCGTCATCGGGAATCAGCATATCCAATTCTGTACATCCCAGGACGATTCCCTGACACCCGTGGTTAATCAGATTTTCTATTACGTGTTCAAGGAAATCAGACGATCTCTTATTGATTTTCCCCAGACACAGTTCATTAAAAATGATGTTATTTAAACGCTTCCTTTCTTCTGAATCAGGAATCATAACCTCTATTCCATTTTTCTTCAGAACATCTTTGTAGAAATCCTGTTCCATCGTGTATCTTGTCCCGAGAAGCCCCACTTTCGTCAGCTGATTCTCTTTGATTTTGTCTGATGCTGCCTGTGCGATATGGAGAAAGGGTATCGATACTGAAGCTGAAACCTGCTGCGCGACTTTGTGGCCGGTGTTACTGCAAATGATAATAAAATCGGCACCTGCCCGTTCAAGAGACTGTGCAGCTGAAATCACTGCTCCGGCAACCTGTTCCCATTGATTATTTTCCTGCCATTCAGCTATCGGAGCGAAATCGAGACTGTTTAGAATGATTTTAGCGGAATGCAGCCCACCCATTCTTTTCTTTATTTCCTGATTTATTTTTTCATAATAATGAGCGGTCGACTCCCAGCTCATGCCCCCGATCAGCCCGATCGTTTTCACCATTAACCCCCTCCATCCTTTTAAAGTCAGATAGATTCATAGCACAGCCTGACATTCGATGTAATAAAATTGATCATTTTTTCATTTCTAAACATGATTCTATTTTAATCATTCTTCCCTGTATCTTCAATCATTCACACGAACCGGTGCTGCTGAACCTGTGTCACCCTTTATCAGCCGAGTTCCGAATATATCAGCCGATACTGAGCACATATCGGCCATCTTTCGGATTTTTTCTGCCACTTTGAAAATATATCAGCCGTCTTTCGGATTTTTCCAGCCGATCCTGAGCATATATCAGCCGGCTTCAGGTTTATCAGCCAGGCAGGATACGGAAGGTGACGCTAAAGAATGATTAAGAATCGATCTGATTTGTTGTAAGAAAGCAGAGATTACTTGACGTTTATTTTCTTGATTGATATTTTGATAATAATACCTCTGGCGGCTGTTACATAACTTAAGGTATAAAGGAGCATGACCTCAAATATGGATACAATCAACGGACATACCCGGCTGTACGGCCTATTTGCCCACCCGGCAAAACACAGTCTGTCCCCTCTGATGCATAATCTCAGTTTTCAGGCAAGACAGATTAATGCCGTTTACCTCGCTTTTGATCTGAAGGATGATCTTGGGACGGCAGTTAAAAGTATACGTCAGTTCGATATGGGTGGGGTTAATTTATCGATGCCATTCAAAAAAGAAGTACTGCCCTATCTGGATGAGCTGACTCCCGAAGCACAAATGATTGGCGCGGTGAACACCATCATCAACCATGACGGGTATCTGATCGGCACCAGTACAGACGGAAACGGATTTTTTGCCAGCTTATCTGCAAAGGGTTATCCCGTTCAAAAGAAGACCGCCACAATTCTCGGTGCAGGAGGTGCAGGGCTTTCAGTCATTGCAGCTGGTGCCTCAGGCGGCTTAAGTTCCATCCATGTTTTTAAACGGCACAACGCTACGTTTCGGACGGTCTCCGATACATTGGATCATTTTTCAGGAAGATGCGGGACATCTATCCGGCTCTATGATTACAATGACAGGAAGGCTTTGCGCAAAGCCATTTCCGAGAGTGACTTCCTGATCAATACGACAAATATCGGTATGGGAGATGACCGGTCCATTCCGGTCCCGGCTGAACTGATCGAGGATCTGGATCCATCTCTTGTTGTCTGTGATGTCATCTACGAACCGCGGCAGACACGCCTCCTGCAGACTGCCCGGGAGAAGGGCTGCGTCACCTTCAACGGATTGGGTATGCTGATTTATCAGGGCGCTCTGGCTTTTCAGCTCTGGACTGGTCAAAGTATGCCGGTAAAAAAGGTTGAAAAGGCCATTCAGGAAAAATTATATCCAAAATAACAGAGTTCAGGAAAATCTACGCACTCTCCGCCCTTATCAGGCATAGGCTGTAACCTATACCCTTAAACGAATGGAGTGTGATTGGTTTGACAATGAATCCGGCTGATCCAGCTTTTACACTGTTTGCTGATTCCACGAAAAAGGTTACTGAGCATCTCGACGCGTATAACACGGTTACGCAACTGTTCGGACCGCAGTTTCCGGAAATCCGGAATGGTTTTTTCAATGTCCATATGACCCGTGGGATCATCATCCAGCCACACTGGCATACGAATGTCTCGGAAATGATCTTTATCATCAGCGGATCTGTGATCACGTCCGTATTCAACCCGTTTACTCAAAAACTGATGAGTTATCAGGTAGGACCCGGACAGGTATCCATGCTGCCCAGAGGATGGTTTCACTGGATTATTGCTCTGACCGACGATGTCCACCTGCTGACAATCTTTGATCAGCCCACCCCGGATGTTGTCTTTGGTTCCGACTTTCTTCGCCTTACCCCGCCCGAAGTCATGCACCGTGCTTACTGTGTGCCTCCCGTGACCTATGCACAGGCTGTAGCGCCAATCCGTCAATCCACGATTCTCGGTCCTCCAGCCGGATGTTTTATGGCGAATAACCCGGGCAGTATGCCCTTCAGCTGAATCCTGTGCTAACTGTCAGTAATTTTCTTACTATGAGAAGGCTCCCGTGTCAAACCTGGCGGATTCATCATCCGCCGTTCGCTATATCTCCTGCATCTTTCATCCCTGTTCAAGTGATAAAGATATATGTAAAAAGTTTTTGACAAACTATCCGTCTTTAAGTATGCTTAAAAATGTAAAACACTTTTTACACAAAGAGGAGGAAAGATATGGAGCCTGGCAGCATTCTGGTCGCTCTTTTTTTGGGATGTTTCGTGATCTCACTTATATGCATTATCACCCTGCTTTTTTCATTGGCCAAACAGGGAGACGAAAGAAAACAATATATCAAGTCAAAAGCCATCCAGCAGACTTTTGTTATCACTGTAGGTATTTTAGTTATAGATATTATCAGTTCGCTGGTAACAGATGATCACACGATTAACCCGTTTATTTTTTTAACCGTTATCTCTGTTGTTTTTCTCATTGCCCTGTTGCTCAATAAGAAAAGATATGGCGATTAAAAGTGGATAACCGTATTAAACAACTCAGAAAAGCAAAGAAGATATCCCAGGATGAACTGGCTAAACGATGCGGGGTTTCAAGGCAGACGATCAATGCGATTGAAAATAACAAATATGACCCGACATTATCCCTGGCTTTTAAACTGGCTTTTAAACTGGATACAACCGTAGACGCACTATTTAACCATGGTGGTCCGTCAAGTGGTGTCGGCTCAGGACCTGACTGATCACTAAGTCAAGGGCACGATTTACGCGGATGAGTCAAGTCATTGTGGGTACCCCTCTTATCCCTTTAAATAAAAATAAATACAAAATATTTTTTTGTTTTTAGGATAAGCGGGTTCCCGTTTTCCCCTGATCAGCTGCGAACCTTTTTTTGATCGGGCCGTGTGATCAATTATTGTTTTTTCAGTTCATTTCTTGTTACCGCTGCCGAATGCTTGCTTGCTGCGGGCGATCTAGAAGCCTCCTCGGCAAACAGCTGCCTGCGGGGTCTCCTCCGGCTCGCTTTCCCGCAGGCGTCTCGTATCCTCTGCGGCATGGGCTTTGAGTCCAAAAACAACATGGGGTTCTCGCAGAGTCTTCGATTCAAAAGCAGCGAATCCTTTTGACTCTGAATCCCAAATGAATAGCCAGACAGACCCTTCAATGCCTGATAAATGGACGTTCCGGCGGATTGTTTTTTAAATAGTACAGGACTTCATTCAGGGTGTCAGCTGCTGTATTTTGAACTATCGTTTTGGGCAGCACTCTGGCAGCCGACAACGGTTTCTGTTCATTGGCATGATCCAGACGAAAACTCTCGAGTCACCGGGCAGCACGACTTTTGAGCCATTCATTAGCGCAATCACCAACTGCTGCAGGTGATCGTAGCCGTCCAGCTCCGGTGGTATTTCATCCGTCTTTCCATGAAGTTGTTTATACTGATTCATAGGAATCCCTTCCTTTTCAATAGTTATGTCAATTCTATTGTACTCAAAAGGGAATCTCTATTTTTCTTTATTTGGCATTGAGTAGGGCGGAAGTCCAATCCATCGTCACTCAATTTTTCCTGTCATCCACATATATTTTTCTTACCCCATCGAACTAAAATCGATAAGCGATCTATTCCTGCCGCTTTTCTATTTCCATGCATAAGCATCTGTCGGCATCCGCAGGTAGGTCAGCCATTGCGGATCAGTCAGGCGAAGAAAAGTCAGCGAAATCCCATACATATCATTGGACGTCATGTAATTACCAACTTTTCGGATTGGCGTTTTCAGTCCATACAAATTGATGAGTCGGCCCACATCATTAGCAAAAATAAATTGATCCATGAGTGGGGTCGACCCCAGACCATTGACCATAACGGCAAATGTTTCCCCTTTTTTCCATGAAAAGGCATTTTTCAGCTTATTGACTAGTTCAATAGCCAGCCGTTCCGAGGAATGCATCTTCTCAATCCGATAGCCCGGCTCGCCATGAATACCTATTCCATAGTAAATTTCATCTTCTTTTAATGAAAAAAGGACTTTATCCTGATTGGTTATGGTGGAAGGCGACAAGGCCACACCAAGTGATTTTGTCGATTCAGCTACTTGATCACCCAACGTCTTCAGCCCTTTGAGACTCATCCCGGATGCAGCCGCGGCCCCGAGTATTTTTTGGACAAAAACCGTTCCGGCAACTCCTCGCTTCGTCAATGTGTATGTTTTCCGATCCAGCCGTTCGGTTGCAATATCATCTGCGACAATAACCATTTCAACAGAAATGCCTTCTTGAGCCGCCCGCTGCCTGGCTCGATTAAAGCTCTCAATATCCGCTTTAAAATTTTTTACTACCAAAAGCACACCCGCTGGCACGGCTACAGTTTTGATTGCTTTAAAAATATCATCTGCTCCCGGCGGAGTGAAAAGTTGCCCACATACAGCTGCTGTCAACATTCCTTCTCCAACATATCCGGTATCAGTAGGCTCGTGTCCGCTTCCGCCGCCCCCAATAACCGCAACCTGATCTCTCTTCCGCTTCTTCGAGCAGAAAATGCCTGTCCGACCAATTCGAGTTAACCGATCCTGATAATTAAAGGCAATGCCCCGGAACATATCTTCAATAATGTGTTCTTTGCTGTTAATAATCTTTTTCACCGCAGTTGTCCCCCCTTTTTAACTGTATTGTCACTCGTTTATTATAACGCGTCAATTTCTCAATGTTATAATTTCAGGAGGGAGGGTTTGAAGGCGAGGCTGAACCGATGACAGGATCTTTAATCACCAAAAAAACGATCGCCAACTCACTTAGAGATCTTTTACAAAAAGAACCGTTTGAAAAAGTGACAGTTCGTGACATTATGCGTCATTGCCGCATGCGCAGGCAAACCTTCTACAATTATTTTCAGGATAAATTTGAATTAGTTTCCTGGATTTACTACGAAGAGGCGATCGAGAACATTCAAGATTATGTGAACTATGAAAATACAGCAATGATTATTCAACGTATTTTTACTTACCTTTATGAAAACCAGGATTTCTATACAAAAGTTCTGGAATTTACCGGACAGAATTCATTGAGCAGCTATCTGCTGGAGCAGACGAAAAAGCTGATCATTCAATGGATCGAAGAATGGGAAAACACCGGAAATTTATTGATAACTGAAGATTTTGCGGATTTTATGGGCGACTTTTACAGTCATGCCATAGTGGGCATAGCCATCAAGTGGCTGTATGATCACTGTCCGGAGAGTCCCAAACTCGTCGCCAAACGTATCGTACTGCTTATGGATCAGACTTTTCAATCTACTCAAGATCTTTCCCGGCATCAGAAGCGCGACTAATATCCAATAAAGAAAATCTCGTGAAGTCAGGCCGCAAGCGCCGGCTAAACCTTAGTTGTACTTTCACATTTATCCATAGAATCTTTATAACCCAACATTATCAAGATTAAGCATTTTCTTAAAATGTCTTTCTTATCGTGTAAAAGAAAACCCCGGTACGGCAACCGGGGTTATGCTTTTCAAACATGAGATTATTGGAAAGCTGAGAAGAAGGTAAATAGCAGATGGAGAAAAAAGCAGCCACATCTTGTACGTGATTATTTTTCGATTCACTTACAACCCAGCCGGACGCCGTGGCACAGACCAGATCCAGTCGGTAAAGTGATCATCTAATTTCGCATAACAAGTAGCCGCGACCTGCCAACCTCCATTCTTTCTTGTTTCGATCAGTCCAGTCCATGACGGGATTTGTAATCTTTGACATACGCATCCACACCTTTAATCGCCTGGACTACATCATCCGCTGTGACCGCAAACGGCATCTGGTGGATCGTCTCTCCAGGAGCCGTTGCTTTTTCACCGACTTTATAAAGCTCTTCATCCGTCGCTTTGTCAAGATGAATGTCCTTCAGTGTGATCGGCAGACCAAGATCGAGATAGAATTTAATGTAGCGTTCCAATTCATCAAATGGTTTGTTTTCCAGAACCAGCTGCGTCATTGCACCGTAGGCCACTTTTTCTCCATGGGTCAGGAGATGAACATCACCGGTTAACGCTGTAAATCCGTTGTGTATCGCATGCGCAGCGGCAAGACCGCCGTTTTCAAATCCGAGACCGCTAAGCAGTGTGTTAGCTTCAACAATAGCTTCGAGCGCCGGTGTGACGATTTTTTTGCGGTTGGCTTCGACTGCCGAAAGGGCGTAGTCAAACAGGACATTTTCACAGGTTTCAGCGATCGCCTTGCCGGCTAAAGTTGGCTGTTTTCCAGACATGGTATTATTGT from the Sporolactobacillus sp. Y61 genome contains:
- a CDS encoding nitronate monooxygenase, encoding MWNNNEVTRRLNIKYPIIQAGMAGGPTTPELVAAVSNAGGLGTLGAGYMTADQMKKSIKKIKRLTEKPFGVNLFVPQHADRDTEKVEASNRLLWPIRQTLHLMTPSVEIKSENEQFEQQIQVIIDEKITACTFTFGVPERKMLHQLKHQHIITIGTATTVREAEICENLGFDMVVVQGSEAGGHRGSFAVPYEQAMIGTISLVPQTVDHVSIPVIAAGGIMDGRGVLAALVLGAEAVQMGTAFVTCDECGAQKLHKESILNSSEDETTVTSAFSGKPARGIRNQFIDSLKPYEKSLPDYPVQNALTKDIRSEAAKNHRPEWMSMWSGQSTRLSKKGSASQLIHSIVAEIEDFYLHI
- a CDS encoding GNAT family N-acetyltransferase, whose product is MSYFLETERLRLRTWESDDILSLKRFLQDKEVMYAYENDFSDEEVQKWLDWNIRSYRKNGYGLWAIELRHSGEIIGECGLTDQAVKGKVYLEIGYHLVKSHWHKGYAIEAARACKYYAFEKLHKEEVVSIVRDTNISSMNVAIRNGMVVATRFVKDAHGVERPHYVFSAKKSADKRWVAAHYLNQDEGRTRMESENKSDGRIIF
- a CDS encoding C69 family dipeptidase, which encodes MSKLNQSSCTAVLVGKKASIDGSTMIARNEDGYGALNPKRFTVVKAKDHQSRFVSSINEFAVDLPDNPLRHTFTPSADESEGVCGESGINSANVAMSATETEFTNPHVLGLDPLVKEGIGEEAMESVVLPYIHSAREGVQRLGRIIEEYGTYESNGIAFSDADEVWYMETVGGHHWAAQRIPDDAYAIAPNQTGIQNIDFSKPEAFMWSTDLRTFAEKNHLNPDKTGFNFRKIFGTQTEADRHYNTPRTWYGQKYLNPEIEQEPMSDYLPFIQRTPHKISIEDIQYILSSHYQGTPYDAFGNGTEEQKHTFRPIGIDRNQEFHILQIRSDVPAEYAAIHWLTFGVNLYSAQVPFFANVNDTPENYKHTTGKVDLNSAYWLNKTIAVLAEPQYHRVINQVNEFKDEAQSYVCGRVKAIDREASGLSGSKLTDFLTKQNEITAAGVTKRTYALFDTLVKEASNHMLLTFEKGQNL
- a CDS encoding MFS transporter, whose translation is MADVPAPIKKTYPEIFKPVMVSRSFRFLWIGNSLSTFGTAITNVILPLLVYELSHSPMSMSLIMAAYMIPEVLILPFSGILVDRLNRANVMRIADIIRFVLTTGVMILGLYGVLSIPLLVVMMGFMGLMNGLFQPAYSALRATVFVPDIRNSANALSQFSEQLLRLLGPSVGGLIISFTTASLGFGIDGLTYLISFICLMFLTQEGMVSKRSPRTASFFSECFEGVRVIRQRTWLWVTILFFSLVNIFISGVATVLIPWLIKVHDQLPDFVYGFVMSGAALGSITVAFVFGMRKKWRYRGILAYSGGATASLALLVMPFAQHAVLLTILMALTGGGLMLFSLIWQTSLQELVPPEAFGRVASIDMVGSFALLPVGFLLTGWLSEAIGGVESLLLMSGIAALSNILILLVPAIRKFD
- a CDS encoding aspartate/glutamate racemase family protein yields the protein MKTIGLIGGMSWESTAHYYEKINQEIKKRMGGLHSAKIILNSLDFAPIAEWQENNQWEQVAGAVISAAQSLERAGADFIIICSNTGHKVAQQVSASVSIPFLHIAQAASDKIKENQLTKVGLLGTRYTMEQDFYKDVLKKNGIEVMIPDSEERKRLNNIIFNELCLGKINKRSSDFLEHVIENLINHGCQGIVLGCTELDMLIPDDEVSGVPVFDTTKIHVEAAVLQALKQQVR
- the aroE gene encoding shikimate dehydrogenase translates to MDTINGHTRLYGLFAHPAKHSLSPLMHNLSFQARQINAVYLAFDLKDDLGTAVKSIRQFDMGGVNLSMPFKKEVLPYLDELTPEAQMIGAVNTIINHDGYLIGTSTDGNGFFASLSAKGYPVQKKTATILGAGGAGLSVIAAGASGGLSSIHVFKRHNATFRTVSDTLDHFSGRCGTSIRLYDYNDRKALRKAISESDFLINTTNIGMGDDRSIPVPAELIEDLDPSLVVCDVIYEPRQTRLLQTAREKGCVTFNGLGMLIYQGALAFQLWTGQSMPVKKVEKAIQEKLYPK
- a CDS encoding cupin domain-containing protein, whose translation is MNPADPAFTLFADSTKKVTEHLDAYNTVTQLFGPQFPEIRNGFFNVHMTRGIIIQPHWHTNVSEMIFIISGSVITSVFNPFTQKLMSYQVGPGQVSMLPRGWFHWIIALTDDVHLLTIFDQPTPDVVFGSDFLRLTPPEVMHRAYCVPPVTYAQAVAPIRQSTILGPPAGCFMANNPGSMPFS
- a CDS encoding helix-turn-helix transcriptional regulator; the protein is MDNRIKQLRKAKKISQDELAKRCGVSRQTINAIENNKYDPTLSLAFKLAFKLDTTVDALFNHGGPSSGVGSGPD
- a CDS encoding dihydroxyacetone kinase subunit DhaK, with translation MKKIINSKEHIIEDMFRGIAFNYQDRLTRIGRTGIFCSKKRKRDQVAVIGGGGSGHEPTDTGYVGEGMLTAAVCGQLFTPPGADDIFKAIKTVAVPAGVLLVVKNFKADIESFNRARQRAAQEGISVEMVIVADDIATERLDRKTYTLTKRGVAGTVFVQKILGAAAASGMSLKGLKTLGDQVAESTKSLGVALSPSTITNQDKVLFSLKEDEIYYGIGIHGEPGYRIEKMHSSERLAIELVNKLKNAFSWKKGETFAVMVNGLGSTPLMDQFIFANDVGRLINLYGLKTPIRKVGNYMTSNDMYGISLTFLRLTDPQWLTYLRMPTDAYAWK